A stretch of Gemmatimonas aurantiaca T-27 DNA encodes these proteins:
- the trmD gene encoding tRNA (guanosine(37)-N1)-methyltransferase TrmD, translated as MLRINIITIFPEFFAGPLSLSIPAKAAAAGGVQYSLIDLRDFTHDKHRTVDDYPFGGGPGMVMKPGPFFEAVASVQATSPIVLLSPRGRRFSHADAVRFAAGTELTLLCGHYKDIDERVAQHLATEELSLGDFVLSGGEPAALAIVDATVRLLPGAMSDLESARTDSFFDRGISAPSYTRPASYEGHTVPDVLMGGDHAKVAAWRDAESLRRTREAEGRDRADWTRREAESAARDAAIADLERRAADKAAKKAREKARRGRAAKHRANTSANTSANTPTDASDASGESSGESA; from the coding sequence ATGCTGCGCATCAACATCATCACCATCTTCCCCGAGTTTTTTGCGGGGCCGCTGTCCCTGAGCATCCCTGCCAAGGCCGCGGCAGCCGGTGGTGTGCAGTACTCGCTCATCGATCTGCGTGACTTCACGCATGACAAACATCGCACGGTCGATGACTACCCCTTCGGTGGTGGCCCCGGCATGGTGATGAAGCCTGGCCCGTTCTTCGAGGCCGTGGCGTCGGTGCAGGCGACCTCGCCGATCGTGTTGCTCTCACCGCGCGGACGGCGTTTCTCGCATGCCGATGCGGTGCGCTTTGCGGCGGGCACTGAGCTCACGCTGCTGTGTGGTCACTACAAGGACATCGACGAGCGGGTTGCCCAGCATCTGGCCACCGAAGAACTCTCACTGGGCGATTTTGTGCTCAGTGGTGGGGAACCGGCGGCGCTGGCCATTGTCGATGCCACTGTGCGACTCCTGCCTGGTGCGATGAGTGACCTCGAGAGCGCCCGCACCGATTCGTTCTTCGATCGGGGCATCAGTGCGCCGAGCTATACACGGCCTGCTTCGTACGAAGGGCACACTGTACCCGACGTGCTGATGGGCGGTGATCACGCCAAGGTGGCGGCGTGGCGTGATGCGGAGAGCTTGCGACGTACACGAGAGGCCGAGGGGCGTGATCGGGCCGATTGGACACGGCGCGAAGCCGAGAGTGCCGCGCGTGATGCGGCCATCGCGGATCTGGAGCGTCGGGCCGCGGACAAGGCGGCCAAGAAAGCGCGTGAGAAGGCGCGGCGTGGCCGCGCGGCGAAACACCGCGCCAATACATCGGCCAATACATCGGCCAATACACCGACCGATGCATCGGACGCTTCGGGCGAGTCCAGCGGAGAGTCGGCATGA
- the rimM gene encoding ribosome maturation factor RimM (Essential for efficient processing of 16S rRNA) — translation MPVSSRRVTKPVSRPSSRLRPSHCPRARPELAEYIVAGRVRRAHGVRGAWAVESLNDAPDVLFASGAVLFAGDREGNLLPGADGAPQPLHIEDGRPMNREWLVRVTEVTDRDVSDAWRGRYLLADAASLPEADEDEVYVGDLIGMRVEVDGQGLVGHVRDVYDAPQGFILEVETSTGRPLVPWHDEIVRSIDEETRTIVLAPLAGLLD, via the coding sequence GTGCCGGTATCCTCAAGGCGCGTCACGAAGCCCGTCTCGCGGCCAAGCTCCAGGCTGCGGCCGTCGCACTGCCCTCGGGCGAGGCCTGAGCTGGCTGAGTACATCGTCGCCGGTCGAGTGCGCCGCGCACATGGTGTGCGCGGTGCCTGGGCTGTCGAATCGCTGAACGATGCGCCGGACGTGCTCTTTGCGTCCGGCGCTGTGCTTTTTGCGGGCGATCGCGAGGGCAACCTGCTGCCGGGTGCCGACGGCGCGCCGCAGCCCCTGCACATCGAAGACGGCCGTCCGATGAATCGGGAATGGCTGGTCCGCGTCACCGAGGTGACCGACCGCGATGTCTCCGATGCCTGGCGCGGGCGCTACCTGCTGGCCGATGCGGCCAGTCTGCCGGAAGCCGATGAAGACGAAGTGTATGTCGGCGATCTGATCGGCATGCGCGTGGAAGTGGACGGGCAGGGCCTGGTGGGCCATGTTCGTGATGTGTACGACGCGCCGCAGGGCTTCATCCTGGAAGTCGAAACCAGCACCGGACGTCCGCTCGTGCCGTGGCATGACGAGATCGTGCGCTCGATCGACGAAGAGACCCGTACGATCGTGCTGGCGCCGCTCGCCGGCCTGCTCGACTGA
- the rpsP gene encoding 30S ribosomal protein S16 has translation MAVKIRLRREGRKKTPMYRIVVADSKAPRDGRFIEILGQYQPRGGENAIALKADRVNHWLNVGALPTDTVRSLLRRAGILKARHEARLAAKLQAAAVALPSGEA, from the coding sequence ATGGCCGTCAAGATCCGTCTCCGCCGCGAAGGCCGGAAGAAGACCCCGATGTACCGTATTGTCGTTGCCGATTCCAAGGCCCCGCGTGACGGCCGTTTCATTGAAATCCTCGGACAGTACCAGCCGCGTGGCGGCGAGAACGCGATCGCGCTCAAGGCCGATCGTGTGAACCATTGGCTGAACGTGGGCGCGCTCCCGACCGATACGGTCCGCTCGCTCCTCCGTCGTGCCGGTATCCTCAAGGCGCGTCACGAAGCCCGTCTCGCGGCCAAGCTCCAGGCTGCGGCCGTCGCACTGCCCTCGGGCGAGGCCTGA
- the ggt gene encoding gamma-glutamyltransferase: MRQCSLPGIAAAALLAVPAVAPAQSPPPAQPKAAVEAPRGMVVSASAIASDVGRNVLAAGGNAVDAAIATGFALAVTYPTAGNIGGGGFMVIRFPDGRATTIDFREKAPAASSPTMFTDSTGNYSSRIHHNSHKSVGVPGTVAGFALAHQKYGKAKWNGLVGPSATLADTGFIVPTGLAASLAGVRTKLSTDSGSLAAYYKAGQPYSAGDRLVLGDLGKTLGRIRDQGRDGFYKGTTAQLIAAEMRRGGGLITEADLVAYQAAERAAVRGTFNGYDIISMPPPSSGGVAMIEMLNILEGMDLKAMGHNSPQYVHSLVESMRRAFRDRALYLGDPDFTQPPIAKLTSKTYAKELRATIDPNKASPSSPADVAQGYESDETTHYSVVDKDGMAVSVTYTLEAGYGLGAVVDGAGFLLNNEMGDFNGKPGLTDSTGLIGTTPNIAQPGKRMLSSMTPTIVARDGKLVAVVGSPGGRTIINTVLEVVLNLTAFDMPVQDAVNAPRLHHQWLPNTVTVERVGFSEATLDALRAKGHVVRVGGQQGTAHSIAIDPKTGKRLGAADPRDRDAGASGH; encoded by the coding sequence ATGCGCCAGTGCTCCCTCCCCGGGATCGCCGCGGCGGCCCTGTTGGCCGTCCCGGCTGTCGCGCCCGCCCAAAGCCCTCCGCCTGCCCAACCCAAGGCGGCCGTCGAAGCCCCGCGAGGCATGGTGGTGTCGGCCAGTGCCATCGCCAGTGACGTCGGGCGCAACGTGCTGGCCGCCGGCGGCAATGCGGTAGATGCCGCCATTGCCACCGGCTTTGCCCTGGCGGTCACCTACCCCACGGCCGGCAATATCGGCGGCGGCGGATTCATGGTGATCCGCTTCCCGGATGGACGCGCCACCACGATCGACTTCCGCGAAAAGGCACCGGCCGCCTCGTCGCCGACCATGTTCACCGATTCGACCGGCAACTACTCCTCGCGCATTCACCACAACTCGCACAAGAGTGTCGGGGTGCCGGGCACCGTGGCCGGATTTGCACTGGCCCACCAGAAGTACGGAAAGGCCAAATGGAACGGGCTGGTTGGTCCATCGGCCACCCTGGCCGACACCGGCTTCATCGTGCCGACTGGGCTCGCCGCTTCCCTGGCCGGCGTACGCACCAAGTTGTCCACCGATTCCGGATCGCTGGCCGCCTACTACAAAGCAGGCCAGCCATATTCTGCCGGCGATCGGCTGGTACTCGGTGACCTGGGCAAGACGCTCGGCCGCATCCGCGATCAGGGCCGCGACGGCTTCTACAAAGGCACCACCGCGCAGCTCATCGCCGCTGAAATGCGTCGCGGTGGTGGGCTGATCACTGAAGCGGATCTGGTGGCCTACCAGGCCGCCGAACGGGCAGCGGTGCGTGGCACCTTCAACGGATACGACATCATCTCCATGCCCCCGCCAAGCTCCGGCGGCGTGGCGATGATCGAGATGCTCAACATCCTCGAAGGGATGGACCTCAAGGCGATGGGGCACAACTCGCCGCAGTATGTGCATTCGTTGGTGGAGAGCATGCGTCGCGCCTTCCGTGATCGGGCGCTGTATCTGGGCGATCCCGACTTCACGCAACCGCCCATCGCCAAGCTCACCAGCAAGACGTACGCCAAAGAACTCCGCGCCACCATCGACCCGAACAAGGCATCTCCCTCATCGCCCGCCGACGTGGCGCAGGGGTATGAGAGCGATGAAACCACGCACTATTCAGTCGTGGACAAGGATGGCATGGCCGTGTCGGTGACCTACACCCTTGAAGCGGGCTACGGCCTCGGCGCCGTTGTGGATGGCGCGGGCTTCCTGCTGAACAACGAGATGGGTGATTTCAACGGCAAGCCCGGACTCACCGACTCCACGGGACTCATCGGCACCACACCAAACATCGCGCAGCCCGGCAAACGCATGCTGTCGAGCATGACGCCGACCATTGTGGCGCGTGATGGCAAGTTGGTCGCCGTCGTGGGCAGCCCGGGCGGACGCACGATCATCAACACCGTACTCGAAGTGGTGCTCAACCTCACCGCGTTCGACATGCCCGTGCAGGACGCGGTGAATGCGCCGCGTCTGCATCACCAGTGGCTGCCCAATACGGTGACGGTCGAACGGGTGGGCTTCTCCGAAGCCACGCTCGACGCGCTGCGGGCGAAGGGTCATGTCGTCCGTGTGGGTGGCCAACAGGGCACGGCACACTCCATCGCCATCGACCCCAAGACCGGCAAACGCCTCGGGGCGGCGGACCCGCGCGATCGCGACGCCGGCGCGTCGGGCCACTGA
- a CDS encoding TonB-dependent receptor: protein MVFLLWGTMPLNMLHAQQPSSPTATTVTGRVHTADGRGLAGAVVAILETLEETHTGSDGHFVLTSTHRGVATLVARAVGFVPSTIDMVVPSDSMFVFRLVPRPPTLTQFVVVAAGEYTIGSGQTASLKPLEVAQTPGAAANIARAIQTLPGAQNVDEGTGLFVRGGDVTETRVLVDDAWMLSPVRFDNPTGHTTVTVNPFLLDRTVFSSGGFGVPHGNALSGLVRMESAAAPARQTASLSASIGGVSAAYGTRLHPRVGMRASAGLNSLAALTATFGEAQPYEPPPRSGDVSGSLEWQSGAAGRVRLFAVRQGGVFGVGQAGVGSTSHYGARSADGLAVLSWRDSSTTWRPAVTVAYASFDRNETFGTFQLRTRLSAPQLLASLGYVTTDGTRWRVGAEREALSAAYAGHMRTTTGEWSPVFTERTPSTRIGAFVEGSRRFASGFHATLGLRTDQSSLTGRRTYDPRVSLAWQRGALALTSAWGVYHQVAEPTYRRALPASAFSPMRVHQFIGGVQWGADTLGLRIEYFDKRYADLWQFADRQEPVGNGTGRANGVDIMWRWRLAQATSTRVTYSHVRSRRTDPHSGLMARSLADITHSVTWIGEHVHRSLTMGTSVRYATGKPFTDIVGARPDEGLAAPVYDDPFAARMPAYLRSDVSLSWYRALGERRGLVLWGSLSNVLGRENVMRYRWSEDYSVRFPVHAPFNRSIFIGTTLLL from the coding sequence ATGGTCTTCCTGCTTTGGGGAACCATGCCACTGAACATGCTGCACGCCCAGCAGCCCTCCTCTCCGACGGCAACCACGGTGACGGGTCGTGTGCATACCGCCGACGGACGTGGGCTCGCGGGTGCGGTGGTCGCCATTCTCGAAACACTCGAGGAGACACACACCGGCAGCGATGGCCACTTCGTGCTCACGTCCACCCACCGCGGTGTGGCCACCCTCGTTGCACGCGCGGTGGGCTTCGTTCCATCGACGATCGATATGGTGGTGCCGAGCGACTCGATGTTCGTGTTCCGGCTGGTGCCACGTCCTCCCACGCTCACGCAGTTCGTGGTGGTGGCTGCCGGGGAATACACCATCGGCAGCGGTCAGACCGCCTCACTCAAGCCACTCGAAGTCGCGCAGACCCCAGGCGCTGCGGCCAATATCGCCCGCGCCATCCAGACATTGCCTGGAGCGCAGAACGTGGACGAAGGCACGGGGCTCTTTGTGCGCGGCGGCGATGTCACCGAGACGCGCGTGCTGGTTGACGACGCCTGGATGCTGTCTCCCGTGCGCTTCGACAATCCCACCGGCCACACGACCGTCACGGTCAATCCGTTCCTGCTCGATCGCACCGTGTTTTCATCGGGCGGGTTTGGTGTGCCGCACGGCAACGCGCTCTCGGGATTGGTGCGCATGGAAAGTGCAGCAGCGCCCGCGCGACAGACGGCATCGTTGTCGGCCTCCATCGGTGGCGTCAGTGCGGCCTACGGAACACGACTGCATCCCCGTGTGGGAATGCGGGCATCGGCCGGACTCAACTCCCTCGCGGCCCTGACCGCCACGTTCGGTGAGGCCCAGCCCTACGAACCACCACCACGCAGTGGTGACGTCAGTGGCTCGCTCGAGTGGCAATCAGGCGCTGCAGGACGTGTGCGGCTGTTCGCGGTGCGGCAAGGTGGTGTCTTTGGCGTGGGCCAGGCCGGCGTGGGAAGCACATCCCACTACGGTGCACGATCCGCCGATGGACTGGCTGTGCTCTCGTGGCGCGACAGCAGCACGACATGGCGTCCCGCCGTGACCGTCGCATACGCGTCCTTCGACCGCAATGAGACATTCGGCACCTTCCAACTGCGCACACGGTTGTCGGCGCCACAGCTATTGGCATCACTCGGCTACGTCACAACCGATGGCACGCGGTGGCGTGTGGGCGCCGAACGCGAGGCTCTGTCGGCGGCATACGCTGGACACATGCGCACGACAACCGGCGAATGGTCTCCCGTGTTCACAGAGCGCACACCGAGCACCCGCATTGGCGCGTTTGTCGAAGGCAGTCGTCGGTTCGCCTCCGGATTTCACGCCACGCTGGGACTGCGCACCGATCAGAGTTCACTGACCGGGCGGCGCACCTACGACCCGCGTGTATCGTTGGCCTGGCAGCGCGGTGCGTTGGCGCTGACCTCGGCCTGGGGCGTGTACCATCAGGTGGCGGAGCCCACCTACCGTCGCGCATTGCCGGCCAGTGCCTTCTCCCCCATGCGCGTGCACCAGTTCATCGGCGGCGTGCAATGGGGCGCCGATACACTGGGGCTCCGCATCGAGTACTTCGACAAACGGTATGCAGATCTCTGGCAGTTTGCCGACCGTCAGGAGCCGGTGGGCAATGGGACGGGTCGGGCGAATGGCGTGGACATCATGTGGCGATGGCGGTTGGCCCAGGCCACGTCCACACGGGTCACCTACAGCCATGTGCGCTCCCGTCGCACTGATCCGCACAGCGGCCTGATGGCGCGCTCCCTGGCCGACATCACACACTCCGTGACATGGATCGGGGAACATGTGCATCGCAGTCTCACGATGGGCACCTCGGTGCGGTATGCGACGGGAAAGCCCTTCACTGATATCGTCGGCGCAAGACCGGACGAAGGTCTCGCCGCACCGGTGTATGACGATCCGTTTGCGGCCCGTATGCCCGCCTATCTGCGCAGCGATGTGTCTCTGAGCTGGTATCGCGCGCTCGGCGAACGTCGCGGCCTCGTGCTCTGGGGTAGTCTGTCCAATGTACTTGGCCGTGAAAACGTGATGCGGTACCGCTGGTCGGAGGACTACTCCGTGCGATTCCCCGTGCATGCGCCCTTCAATCGTTCGATCTTCATCGGCACCACCCTTCTGCTGTGA
- a CDS encoding sensor histidine kinase yields the protein MMPAWNVPMHHIRSTLLYFAAWCPFVLLYAVLVAHTAQLPTTVAIVASVRTVGLGALLGLLVRAHAQRSPWPAPLSAGFIVRQAVGAVLYAGAWAGLILVTMWLDLGSWERVAFVSSDWIGWQGFNGIVGYVVIAGLTWMGVASKQSQEMESQRHEADALRVRAELEALRGRLDPHFLFNTLHSLMALSRLDPARTEQALGQLSDLLRYVLDSKRGAREQVQLADELHFVRTYLALEALRYGERLRVSIDIEDDTLDFVVPSLTVQPIVENAIRHAVAPRADGGHIALSARFDAESLILTVADDGPASAAPSGGTGIGLDALHRRLRLLYGTRARVDAIHGTSGFTVTVHVPA from the coding sequence ATGATGCCCGCCTGGAATGTGCCCATGCACCACATTCGCAGTACGCTGCTGTACTTCGCGGCGTGGTGCCCCTTTGTGTTGCTCTACGCGGTCCTGGTGGCACACACGGCTCAGTTGCCCACGACAGTAGCCATCGTGGCCAGTGTGCGCACGGTGGGACTGGGAGCATTGCTTGGTCTGCTGGTCCGCGCCCACGCGCAGCGTTCCCCGTGGCCTGCGCCCCTCTCGGCGGGATTCATCGTGCGTCAGGCCGTGGGGGCCGTTCTCTATGCCGGCGCCTGGGCGGGGCTCATTCTGGTGACGATGTGGCTCGACCTGGGCAGTTGGGAACGGGTGGCGTTCGTATCGTCGGACTGGATCGGCTGGCAGGGCTTCAACGGCATCGTGGGGTATGTCGTGATCGCTGGCCTGACGTGGATGGGTGTGGCATCGAAACAGTCACAGGAAATGGAGTCGCAACGACACGAGGCCGACGCACTGCGTGTGCGTGCCGAGCTCGAAGCCCTGCGTGGCCGCCTCGATCCACATTTCCTCTTCAACACGCTGCATTCCCTCATGGCGCTGTCGCGACTCGATCCGGCCCGCACCGAGCAGGCCCTGGGGCAACTGTCCGACTTGCTGCGATATGTGCTCGACAGCAAACGGGGTGCCCGTGAACAGGTGCAGTTGGCCGACGAGCTGCATTTCGTACGCACCTACCTTGCATTGGAGGCGCTGCGATACGGGGAACGCCTTCGCGTGTCCATCGATATCGAAGACGACACGCTGGACTTTGTGGTACCGAGCCTGACCGTGCAGCCCATCGTGGAGAATGCCATCCGCCACGCCGTCGCACCGCGTGCCGACGGTGGTCATATCGCACTATCCGCACGGTTCGATGCCGAATCGCTGATCCTCACCGTGGCCGACGACGGCCCGGCTTCGGCGGCGCCATCCGGCGGCACGGGTATCGGCCTCGACGCCCTGCACCGGCGCTTGCGTTTGTTGTACGGCACACGGGCCCGGGTGGACGCGATACATGGCACCAGTGGCTTCACGGTGACGGTACATGTCCCGGCCTGA
- a CDS encoding LytR/AlgR family response regulator transcription factor, translated as MSRPDAGARTLRTLIVEDEPLARIHLRDLVQGSMALELVGEAANGRDAVQSIAQLKPDVLFLDIHLPELDGLAVLEQSLQPPHVVFTTAYDGYAVHAFELGAADYLVKPFTRERFERAVVRLLARVAQHDDAGAGDDAPPEGPALMERVRSLHHQSSGDARLRHVYVRERGRVLPIAVDTIERLEADDDYVVLVVGGRRHLLTVPLSELLGRLDAGRFVRIHRSHAVNLDHVRAMLPADSGRWAVVMQSGERVLASRTGTRQLRESMGRSRG; from the coding sequence ATGTCCCGGCCTGACGCAGGTGCGCGCACGCTGCGCACTCTCATCGTGGAAGACGAGCCGCTGGCGCGCATTCACCTGCGCGACCTCGTGCAGGGCAGCATGGCACTGGAACTCGTCGGCGAGGCCGCCAATGGGCGCGATGCGGTGCAGTCGATTGCGCAGCTCAAGCCGGACGTGCTGTTCCTCGACATTCACCTGCCCGAACTCGATGGCCTGGCGGTTCTCGAGCAGTCGCTGCAACCGCCCCATGTGGTGTTCACCACGGCGTACGACGGCTACGCCGTGCATGCCTTTGAACTCGGCGCGGCCGATTATCTCGTCAAACCGTTCACGCGAGAGCGATTCGAGCGGGCGGTGGTGCGCCTGCTCGCACGGGTCGCACAACACGATGACGCCGGAGCGGGTGACGATGCGCCGCCCGAAGGTCCGGCGTTGATGGAGCGCGTGCGCAGTCTGCACCATCAGTCATCGGGTGACGCGCGATTGCGGCATGTATACGTACGCGAACGTGGTCGCGTGCTGCCCATCGCAGTGGATACCATCGAGCGCCTGGAAGCCGATGATGACTACGTGGTGCTGGTGGTGGGTGGTCGTCGCCACCTGTTGACGGTGCCGCTCAGTGAACTCCTGGGGCGACTCGACGCCGGACGGTTCGTGCGCATACACCGGTCGCATGCGGTGAACCTCGATCATGTGCGGGCCATGTTGCCCGCCGACTCGGGGCGATGGGCTGTGGTGATGCAGAGCGGTGAGCGCGTCCTGGCCAGTCGCACCGGCACCCGACAGCTACGCGAAAGCATGGGCCGCTCTCGGGGATGA
- a CDS encoding DUF2911 domain-containing protein has product MNVSRLMTRGAGALVAMSLLSVPASAQGAASHAAPAGAQAPASPRDSLSAKIGTADIKVNYGRPSKRGRVIFNGLSDMKWGMVWRTGANEATHLTTSKTLSFGGKDVPAGTYTLFTLIQENLKWELIVNKQTKQWGTAYDAKQDLVRIPMTVTSNNAVVEKMEIQVKPAGNGGEIIVSWDNYKAVAPFTVK; this is encoded by the coding sequence ATGAATGTTTCCCGTCTGATGACGCGCGGCGCTGGTGCACTGGTTGCCATGTCGCTGCTTTCGGTTCCCGCTTCCGCGCAGGGTGCGGCCAGTCACGCGGCTCCGGCCGGTGCCCAGGCGCCGGCTTCGCCACGTGACTCGCTCAGCGCCAAGATCGGCACCGCCGATATCAAGGTGAACTACGGCCGCCCGTCGAAGCGTGGCCGTGTCATCTTCAACGGCCTGTCCGACATGAAGTGGGGCATGGTGTGGCGCACGGGTGCCAACGAAGCCACGCACCTCACCACCAGCAAGACGCTGTCGTTCGGTGGCAAGGACGTGCCGGCCGGTACCTACACGCTGTTCACGCTGATCCAGGAGAACCTCAAGTGGGAACTCATCGTGAACAAGCAGACGAAGCAGTGGGGCACGGCCTATGACGCCAAGCAGGATCTGGTCCGCATCCCGATGACGGTCACCAGCAACAACGCCGTGGTCGAGAAGATGGAGATCCAGGTCAAGCCGGCCGGCAACGGTGGCGAGATCATCGTGTCGTGGGACAACTACAAGGCCGTGGCGCCGTTCACGGTCAAGTAA